The following nucleotide sequence is from Populus trichocarpa isolate Nisqually-1 chromosome 11, P.trichocarpa_v4.1, whole genome shotgun sequence.
TGTGCTGCGCTGGCTGTGAAAGGGTTGTCAAAAATGCCATTTATAAGCTTAGAGGTATATCTTTTGTGGAATTAATTTGGAATGGCTTACTATTCAGGGGAaaaagagggtttttttttttaaaaaaaaaaattctcgccgattaatttttagaaaataaaaaaatagaaaattcaaggaaatacaaaaataatatttatagaaaaaaatgagaatttttcaatgattgagaaatgaaactttattttgaaatcTATAGCCAGACTCTCAGCcactgtttttttaagaaaataaaaaaaaatgactaattattttcaaaatcatgaaaaacattaagaaataaaaagattaattcttttatttattaaactctttaaaaaacaaaataactaagtattttcatatatttttttcttatttcttaatttattcttttggaaaaaatcacTTTCTTTAAGAGGATAAGGTTCTAAACTAGAggattcttttctatttatttttcacctaatctcccatcttttttttctctcaaggATACCTTACATCCGTACGTCTTTTTtagtattaaatatttttttctatacatgaagaaaatacaaaaaaagctgtatttaattaattacatactTATTaaagctgtgttttttttttctctttctagagttggaataataaaaaaaatgataatatctAATTAGAATTAATATGACAGATTATTAGAACACTTGAATTtgaaaattcagtttttttatcaCTCTACTCATCTCGTtaatatttatccttttttttggtttattaacaAATTACTAAGTATATTTAGTAATGtagtgtaaaatattttttaattgaaaatacattaaaataatatatttttagatttttttattttaaactatcAAAACCAATTTAGGTAAAAACAATACAATAACAAATCATATAGAAAATTTAATCTCCTAATCCAACCAGGCCCAAATTCCAAAGAAGAGTTGCTTGTgcttatgaaaatttattatatttatccaTGGCATGAACTGATTATTTTATTCCTTAATTCAAGAATCCTGTTTCTTtcaattggataaaaaatgataataatttaaattaaaaaaaatagaatattgtgtatatgtgtgtgtatatattaaacacagtgatattttgtttttattaaactgCTAGGGAGGCTGATCTTCTGAAAAGTGGAAGGAtattgaaaaatgttttatttcagATGTCAATTTTCGTTTTAGTGGTTAAATTATAAACGAATCTCTagcaattaattgatttttctgtttttctattaattaaacAGAATCAACCCGAAGATATATAGTTCATAATTTGTTCATATATCTTCTTCCATAGAATATTAGGCTACCAAATTTCTGGAAAACAATTTTCTTAATCCATTAACCTACTAGATACTATATTTAGAAGTACAAAATAAATGATACTAATTACTATTACATATATTATCAACATGCatgtgaaattaatttgaaacatatATAAATGCTATCTATGTGTTATTAGGTATTGATTCAGTGGAGGTTGACCTAGAGATGGAAAAGGTGACCGTGGTGGGGTATGTTGATCGCAACAAGGTCCTAAAGGCAGCGAGAAGGGCAGGAAAGAGGGCGGAATTCTGGCCATATCCGGATCTACCGCTGTACTTTACATCAGCAAATAACTATTTCAAGGACACAGCAAGTGAGTTCAAAGAGAGTTACAACTATTACAAGCATGGCTACAATCTTGCAGACAGGCACGGGACCATTCCGGTGAGCCACCGGGGAGATGACAAGGTCAGCAACATGTTCAATGATGACAATGTTAATGCCTGCTGTCTCATGTAGCTAGCTATATATGATGAATCTTCAAGTTCCAAGTGTGTAGCATCGCAAATTGATCATCCTGTTATATATGCATGTGATCTATGTATAAAATGTAgaagggattttatttttatggggaTGGAATGTATCATGAATTGATAATCCTCTATGCGAGCTATGGAAAAGCTTGTGTGTTGCTTTTCTTCTATGTTCTGATTGCAGGCGTGGGGATATATTCAAAATGTAGCTCCGAGGGCTTGTTTTCATGGCCCTGGGCTATTTATCACTGTATAAAAAGGTGTCCATGTCAAATAATTTGCTATCTAGTTTATACTTTTTTCAAGTAATTGtactcatgatttttttttttaaaatatatatgtgacCTCTCTGCTCAAGAAAAATCCCTAATGTCACCCCCTCCGTTTAGTTTCCTTGCCTTCTGTGTTGAATGTTCATGGACATGATGGAGGCACACCATAATAATTGGATAGACACGCAAACAAAGAGGACATGGATGGAATAATGTTCTTGATAAGGGCAAACAAAGATAGAGTGGGTGCTGATTCAtccaaaggaagaagaagaagaagaagaagaagaagaagaagatagtttgtaccaaaataattgaaatgaatCTAGAATACTTCACCACTAAGGATTCAAGAAACTGACTGGAGACATTTCATTGACCAATCGCCGAAGTTACTTTATGGTGGAGTTCCTCACTTGTTGTCAAAATAATCATCAACTTTTCCAAGCgatttccctttcccttttccaTGTGTGTTGTTCTTGGGAGACTGACTGGTTCCCCTTCCCTTGGAAGTAGTCATACTCACATAGTTTTGATCATTGGATTGGCATAGAATACTGGTAGGGATGGCTTGATATAGTGAAATTCATGTTTGTTAACGTGATATgacttttacttgaaaatacatattCATAACATTAtcttatcaaaatgatatgaaaaaataaaaaaattaacttgaagtaaagagaaaattaataatttttttaaaaaatatttttaaaatataaaaataaaaaaaatattatctttcaaTTGTCAAGAtggtttgaatattttttaaccacctttctaatttctaaaaaGGGACACCACATTTTTAGGAATTGTAAAAGAGTGTTTGTGATTATGATTGTGAtgcaagttatttttcaaaatgtttttatctgaaaataaatcaaaataatatttatttttatatttttgacatcaaaacgataaaaaaatctaaaaatattaattaaattttttttaaaatatttttttttagaaaagtaaaGTCTAACCGCACTCTCAAACAGTGTCTAAAACCATTACCccacaatttggtatttctcatcattcttttcattcttattaatatagttttaaaattagacCCCGACTTGCATAGATTGACTCATGACCCAGCCGATCAAGGGTCAAAAACAAGCCGGGTTTGACAAAAAATAAGGTAGTTAAAAAAACTCGGGTGATCCAATCAAAAACCTGAATTGACCTAGTCAAAAATCTGGTTGTAATTTGTTgactatttatattttcttttaacaaaaatgatattgttttgatttataaacaaTTAGAATCAACTGGAGATGATCTGGTGACCCGGGTCTTAAaccgaattaaaaaaatctacttaTTAAATCTAATTCCTCAATTGACAAATTGACACGATGAGCTATCAATTTAATTAGAtagagtttttcttttccaattagGATATATAGACATTGACCTGGTTAGACTAAGAATAGACTTGAACAtgttaattcaaataatatttaatatcatcaatcatcataaaatattaattaatattttataaaaaattattattcaaaatttagtagtttttcctttgaaatttcGTTCTTTACTAATCAAAATTTTCCATCTTAATCTTGTTTATTCtctatttctcaattaaaaaagaaaacaaaattaattgaaaaataacaatgatattaacgAAAGGGAAAAGGCtaagttttaagaaaataaaaatacaaggaattaatatatagttttttaaaccgcatggaataattaattagttttgttaAATTACATGATTAAGTTATAATTATCTCCTTTTCTTAAACTGGGTGCCAAATTGAACTTCGATCAAAATTGAGTGGTGTAGAAACTGAATACCCGAAACTCTTGGGCCACCAAAGGAAATTACACAAGAGACAAAAGTCCAGTTCCCATTTGTCTCTCCAACTCCTATAATCTctcaaaagaagagaaaaaggaagagaCACGGAAACCCACCACAACCAAACGACCAAACCATCAAGCCCCAACACAGCATCACTTTCCattgttttcttgttgtttttgttcATAAAACACTGAACTCTTTTTCTTGAATTCGCATTCTCGTTGCACCCTTTTGTGGGTTCTGTCAAAGTCTGAGTCTTTGTTGGGGTTTTGATAATCATAATCAACTtgtagaagaaaagagaagaaaaataatggccAGTGACACTAAAAGAGGGTCTGTTTCTCGTTTATCACCATTAGCTAAGCCTTTTATCCTGAAGACACCCAAGAACTCAAGCTCTGCCCTTAATTCTTCACTTCAAGATACAAGCTTGAGCCCTTCAAGTTCAAGGCTTGCTCAGTCTTTTTCAAGTTTCAGTGTAGAAGGTGActccttttcttattattctctAAACCCATCTCGGGTTTATCAAGGTTCAGCtgattttggtttatttaatgagTCAAAGTCAGACTTGGATACTCTCCTTGTAAGTAAGTCCGCTGAGCTTGGCTATAAGGCTCACAACAGTGGTGATCACCAAGAAATTCTTCACTGGAAGGATAAGCATGATGGCTTTTCAATGTCTAATGATGACCCCACCAAACAAGGTGTGCTTTAAGTTTCATGCTTTCGCCTACGTAGAATCTTGTTAGAGAATTGGTGGTGTAATTTGTTCCCTTTAAAGCtccttaattttgatatattactTGTTATGCATATCGTAGGAGATTCTTTAGAAAAACAGAATATGACTTGTTATGcataatttatcaagaaaacctATTAATTCTGGCATAAACTTAGCACTCCTGATGTTTAATTTTAGGCCATGAACTCAGACTTCTTGTTTCTGTTGATGACTTGAATAACTTCCATCCTTAGGAGAACCTTATATGTTGTTGGTACGTCCCAAAATGGCTTAAAAAATGCGGAAAGTATTTACTGATTGGTTGTTCATTTAAATGACTAGAGGGGGCGTGTATGGATATACCCACTATCTAGAAGTGTATATGATGAACATAAGAGTTGCCTTTCGCTTGAGAAATTCTGTTGGGGTTTCAAAATCAATGAGATAGCAGTACCGAAGGCGTAACAATGTTTGGCATTTGGGCATCACTAGCCTGCATCTGGGAATAACTAGCTTGCAGAACATTTATATTGACGAGATTAGCATCTGCATGGTGTTTGTTTCTGATGAGATGTAAAGTGCACATCATCATCAGTTACTACCAAAAGCAGAGGCAGGTGCTTTGGATAATCATGGAATGTTTGTTGTTGACAGTTAGGATCTGACATGCCAACTTTTCATATTTGCATGGCACAATTAGACCATCTTTCTTGACAAACAAAACTAAGTTTATTTTCAGAGGAAATTAAAACCTTTTCACTTTGAAAATCCACATGATCTGTTTCATGTTTTTGCGATTGATCCATTTGTTGATTCTGCATTCTTTATTGTTCATTTTCCTGGAATTATTGTTTCTTGTTATCGTAGATTTTCTATCAAGTTGCTCTCGAGTTTGTGtgcttaaatatgttttattctttttagtgAAGCAATTTGATCTAGTCTTTTCAATCATTATCGGGTATGTGTTCAAATATGTTTTGCTCTTTTATGGATGAAGTAGTTTCCTTTAGCCATTTTGATTATTACTAGGTTCTGGCACGTTTTATAAGATGTGGTGATTCTGGTACCCCTTGAATTGATTAACTAAAGTGGTATGCATGTTAATGGATGAAATCTGTATCTTCAAGGATGGCTATAGGTCACAAGCTATTCATCCTCTCTGCAGGATCTTCTACTGAAGGATTGAAGTTGAGAGCAGAAACATCTGATCATGTGTGCAGAAAATTCAGTGGTATCTCTAGAAAGGATGATGAAGTCAGACCTAAAAGTACTAGGCAAATTGACTCTCAACATGTCTCTTTTTCAGCAGTGAAGTCAAGGCCAATCTCTTCCAAGTTTTCAACCTCATCAGATCTGCACTCTTCTGCCTTAGTTCAAGATCCTCAAAGCGGAGTTCCAGCCATATCTTGGAGCTCAAATGATTCCAAGATTCCTTCTTTTGAAAGAAGATTTTCGCAGCAACTCGATGCTTGTACAACCAAAGTGAATTCTTCCCCTTCATCAGATAGCAATTCTTTGCGGGCTCTAGACTCTGAATCTTCGGGAACTGGTTCAAGTTATTCACCCTTTAATCATGCCTTGTCACAGACCCTAGATTCTGGTGGACATGGTGGAGTCAGCAAGAGTGGCATTTTTTGGTATAGTCTAGCCAGTCTAGTAGATGCTGCTGTGGATAAAAGGAAGGAAGTTTTCCATGATGAAGTCCTGACAGATAAAAGTAAAGTAAAAATGAGCAAACCTGCCACCCAAGAGGTTATGGAGCCCTTGTCAATGACAGTGTCTGAGCTGCAAATCACTTGTCCTAGTCATCCTATTGAGTTGGCTTCAAAATCCCTTGGTGTTAAAGAAAGTGATCCTATTGGAAACTCTTCTGAAATAATTAACGAGAATGATTCTGATTTGGATTCTCCTTGTTGGAAAGGAAAACTTAGTGCTAATCAATCAACCTGTGAAGTTTCTAGACCTGATGATTTTCAACATCTTAAAAGTGCTCGAGGAGCTTGCAGCAATTTAAATCCTCTCGCGCCTCATTTTGTCCCTAGCTGTGGCCAACAGAAAGTAAATTACCGTGGAACTGAATGTGAAGGAGATGATAGTTTGACTTTCCAGAAGACTGAATCTTCTGCGGTTAGTTTATTCTCCAGAGAACATACACTACAAAAACCTGGTACAGCTGGATCATCTTCTTCGGATCGGAGCAGTATTACTGAGACACATTGCTCTATTGACAATCATGTCCGCAATGAGGAATATGAGCCACTCACCAACTCTAGTACTAGCTCCATGCTCAGCTCATCTTGCGTGGTTCAACCATCCATTCTGGAAGATTACTTCACTTCCAATGGCCAGCTTCTGACTAGGCAAAAGGTTGGAGGATCTGGGAAGGTTATCGAGGATGCAGTACCTAATGGCTCAACTAGTGTGTCTTTGCTTGCAagcaaacatgtcagacccataAGTACTAGGCAAATTGACTCTCAACATGTCTCGTTTTCCGCTGTGATGTCTAGGCCAATCTCTTCTAAGTTTTCAACTTTATCAGACTTGCACTCTTCTGCCATAGTTCAAGATCTTCAAAGTGGAGCTCCAGCAATATCTTGGAGCTCCAATGGTTCCGACATTGCTTCTTTTGAAAGAAGATTCTCACAGAAACTCAATGTTTGTGCAGCCAAAGGGAATTCTTCCCCTTCATCAGATAGCAATTCTTTGCAAGCTCTAGACTCTGAATCATCGGGAGCTGGTTCAAGTTATTCGCCCTTTAATCATGCCTTGTCACAGAACCTAGATTCTGATGGACATGGTGGAGTCAGCAAGAGTGGCATTTTTTGGTATGGTCTAGCCAGTCTAGTAGATGCTGCTGTGGATAAAAGGAAGGAAGTTTTCCATGATAAAGTCCTGACAGataaaagcaaaggaaaaatGAGCAAACCTGCCACCCAAGAGGTTATGGAGCCCTTGTCAATGACAGTGTCTGAGCTGCAAATCACTTGTCCTAGTCATCCTATTGAGTTGGCTTCAAAATCCCTTGGTGTTAAAGAAAGTGATCCTATTGGAAACTCTTCTGAAATAATTAACGAGAATGATTCTGATTTGGATTCTCCTTGTTGGAAAGGAAAACTTAGTGCTAATCAATCAACCTGTGAAGTTTCTAGACCTGATGATTTTCAACATCTTAAAAGTGCTCGAGGAGCTTGCAGCAATTTAAATCCTCTCGCGCCTCATTTTGTCCCTAGCTGTGGCAAACAGAAAGTAAATTACCGTGGAACTGAATGTGAAGGAGATGATAGTTTGACTTTCCAGAAGACTGAATCTTCTGCGGTTAGTTTATTCTCCAGAGAACATACACTACAAAAACCTGGTACAGCTGGATCATCTTCTTCGGATCGGAGCAGTATTACTGAGACACATTGCTCTATTGACAATCATGTCCGCAATAAGGAATATGAGCCACTCACCAACTCTAGTACTAGCTCCATGCTCAGCTCATCTTGTTTGGTTCAACCATCCATTCCGGAAGATTACTTCATCTCTAACGGCCAGCTGCTGACTGGGAAAAAAGTTGGAGGATCTGGGAAGGATATCAAGGATGCAGTATCTAATGGCTCAACTAGTGTGTCTTTGCTTGCAAGCGAACATGTCACCAGTTCATCTTCCTGTAGAGTTGGTGTTTCTTCTGCTTTAAGTGAAACATATGGGCTTGTAACTAAGCCTTTGTGCACACCTCCAAAATTGGATATTCAAATAGTGgttaaaacaataaatcaagtGTCAGAATTGCTTATGCAAAACTGCTCATATGATTTAGATTCTCTGAATGAGCATGAACATGATATAATGAAGCGCGTTGTCTGTAATCTTAATGCGTGTATCAGAAACAGGGTTCGAGAGCATACTCTGACTTCTGAATCAAGTCATCCTCGCGCTTCATATTGTGTTGTGAAATCAGCTGATCTAAACAAGGTATGGATTTTTCGGTTTCTAAAATTAGTGGATCTGATTCGAGGTGATGGAAAAACTTCACTTTCTACTGTAAATTCTTTCTCGACTTCCATTTAGCATATTCAGGCTGCTAATGGGTTTTTgaatacttataaattttttataatgcttATTGTGGAATTATCAAGGCTGTCTTGCTATAGTCAAGTAGGCAATGGTTTGTGCTATTAGTAACAATCAAGTTCActgtttcatttttcttgagAATGAATTTTGTTTGATACCTTCATCAGCCACGACCGATATGATTGTTGCACAAAGCTTTTCTTATTCATATTAATTGATGTCTTCCTCCTCCATGAAAAATTACTTGTGTCCTTCTGGGTTATAGTtgaaggatgattttttttctcctttcgtGCTTTGGTTTTTCCAGTGTTGCTTTTGATATCTCATCTGGCCATTCATTATTACTTGCTGAGAACCTGAATAATGTCTTCAGCAGTGCTGGAACATGGAACTTCAAGCGAAAAGGGCAAAAGCTGTGATGGTTTCCCATGAGCTTGGCCATCAGAATAAAGCATGCAAAGCAGAAGAGTTGTTCTACTGAATTCAGGGATAGATTCTTGGATTCTTTAAAGGCATGGAATGAATGATTTAAGAAAAGTGAATACATTAAGCAGCCAAATCTTTGCATTCTTTGTTGTTGATTCTGGTCATTGAGGAGGCTCTGGAAGGACATCAACAACTTGAGGAAGAAGAGAACCCTCAAGTTT
It contains:
- the LOC18109378 gene encoding heavy metal-associated isoprenylated plant protein 30 isoform X2, with the translated sequence MPKGRPLSLQTVELKVRMCCAGCERVVKNAIYKLRGIDSVEVDLEMEKVTVVGYVDRNKVLKAARRAGKRAEFWPYPDLPLYFTSANNYFKDTASEFKESYNYYKHGYNLADRHGTIPVSHRGDDKVSNMFNDDNVNACCLM
- the LOC18109378 gene encoding heavy metal-associated isoprenylated plant protein 30 isoform X1, coding for MATFLERAFKTIISSITHSYFYFQEDHVRIKNIRHNMPKGRPLSLQTVELKVRMCCAGCERVVKNAIYKLRGIDSVEVDLEMEKVTVVGYVDRNKVLKAARRAGKRAEFWPYPDLPLYFTSANNYFKDTASEFKESYNYYKHGYNLADRHGTIPVSHRGDDKVSNMFNDDNVNACCLM
- the LOC18103452 gene encoding uncharacterized protein LOC18103452 isoform X3; the encoded protein is MASDTKRGSVSRLSPLAKPFILKTPKNSSSALNSSLQDTSLSPSSSRLAQSFSSFSVEGDSFSYYSLNPSRVYQGSADFGLFNESKSDLDTLLVSKSAELGYKAHNSGDHQEILHWKDKHDGFSMSNDDPTKQGSSTEGLKLRAETSDHVCRKFSGISRKDDEVRPKSTRQIDSQHVSFSAVKSRPISSKFSTSSDLHSSALVQDPQSGVPAISWSSNDSKIPSFERRFSQQLDACTTKVNSSPSSDSNSLRALDSESSGTGSSYSPFNHALSQTLDSGGHGGVSKSGIFWYSLASLVDAAVDKRKEVFHDEVLTDKSKVKMSKPATQEVMEPLSMTVSELQITCPSHPIELASKSLGVKESDPIGNSSEIINENDSDLDSPCWKGKLSANQSTCEVSRPDDFQHLKSARGACSNLNPLAPHFVPSCGQQKVNYRGTECEGDDSLTFQKTESSAVSLFSREHTLQKPGTAGSSSSDRSSITETHCSIDNHVRNEEYEPLTNSSTSSMLSSSCVVQPSILEDYFTSNGQLLTRQKVGGSGKVIEDAVPNGSTSVSLLASKHVRPISTRQIDSQHVSFSAVMSRPISSKFSTLSDLHSSAIVQDLQSGAPAISWSSNGSDIASFERRFSQKLNVCAAKGNSSPSSDSNSLQALDSESSGAGSSYSPFNHALSQNLDSDGHGGVSKSGIFWYGLASLVDAAVDKRKEVFHDKVLTDKSKGKMSKPATQEVMEPLSMTVSELQITCPSHPIELASKSLGVKESDPIGNSSEIINENDSDLDSPCWKGKLSANQSTCEVSRPDDFQHLKSARGACSNLNPLAPHFVPSCGKQKVNYRGTECEGDDSLTFQKTESSAVSLFSREHTLQKPGTAGSSSSDRSSITETHCSIDNHVRNKEYEPLTNSSTSSMLSSSCLVQPSIPEDYFISNGQLLTGKKVGGSGKDIKDAVSNGSTSVSLLASEHVTSSSSCRVGVSSALSETYGLVTKPLCTPPKLDIQIVVKTINQVSELLMQNCSYDLDSLNEHEHDIMKRVVCNLNACIRNRVREHTLTSESSHPRASYCVVKSADLNKCCF
- the LOC18103452 gene encoding uncharacterized protein LOC18103452 isoform X1; this encodes MASDTKRGSVSRLSPLAKPFILKTPKNSSSALNSSLQDTSLSPSSSRLAQSFSSFSVEGDSFSYYSLNPSRVYQGSADFGLFNESKSDLDTLLVSKSAELGYKAHNSGDHQEILHWKDKHDGFSMSNDDPTKQGSSTEGLKLRAETSDHVCRKFSGISRKDDEVRPKSTRQIDSQHVSFSAVKSRPISSKFSTSSDLHSSALVQDPQSGVPAISWSSNDSKIPSFERRFSQQLDACTTKVNSSPSSDSNSLRALDSESSGTGSSYSPFNHALSQTLDSGGHGGVSKSGIFWYSLASLVDAAVDKRKEVFHDEVLTDKSKVKMSKPATQEVMEPLSMTVSELQITCPSHPIELASKSLGVKESDPIGNSSEIINENDSDLDSPCWKGKLSANQSTCEVSRPDDFQHLKSARGACSNLNPLAPHFVPSCGQQKVNYRGTECEGDDSLTFQKTESSAVSLFSREHTLQKPGTAGSSSSDRSSITETHCSIDNHVRNEEYEPLTNSSTSSMLSSSCVVQPSILEDYFTSNGQLLTRQKVGGSGKVIEDAVPNGSTSVSLLASKHVRPISTRQIDSQHVSFSAVMSRPISSKFSTLSDLHSSAIVQDLQSGAPAISWSSNGSDIASFERRFSQKLNVCAAKGNSSPSSDSNSLQALDSESSGAGSSYSPFNHALSQNLDSDGHGGVSKSGIFWYGLASLVDAAVDKRKEVFHDKVLTDKSKGKMSKPATQEVMEPLSMTVSELQITCPSHPIELASKSLGVKESDPIGNSSEIINENDSDLDSPCWKGKLSANQSTCEVSRPDDFQHLKSARGACSNLNPLAPHFVPSCGKQKVNYRGTECEGDDSLTFQKTESSAVSLFSREHTLQKPGTAGSSSSDRSSITETHCSIDNHVRNKEYEPLTNSSTSSMLSSSCLVQPSIPEDYFISNGQLLTGKKVGGSGKDIKDAVSNGSTSVSLLASEHVTSSSSCRVGVSSALSETYGLVTKPLCTPPKLDIQIVVKTINQVSELLMQNCSYDLDSLNEHEHDIMKRVVCNLNACIRNRVREHTLTSESSHPRASYCVVKSADLNKQCWNMELQAKRAKAVMVSHELGHQNKACKAEELFY
- the LOC18103452 gene encoding uncharacterized protein LOC18103452 isoform X2 — encoded protein: MASDTKRGSVSRLSPLAKPFILKTPKNSSSALNSSLQDTSLSPSSSRLAQSFSSFSVEGDSFSYYSLNPSRVYQGSADFGLFNESKSDLDTLLVSKSAELGYKAHNSGDHQEILHWKDKHDGFSMSNDDPTKQGSSTEGLKLRAETSDHVCRKFSGISRKDDEVRPKSTRQIDSQHVSFSAVKSRPISSKFSTSSDLHSSALVQDPQSGVPAISWSSNDSKIPSFERRFSQQLDACTTKVNSSPSSDSNSLRALDSESSGTGSSYSPFNHALSQTLDSGGHGGVSKSGIFWYSLASLVDAAVDKRKEVFHDEVLTDKSKVKMSKPATQEVMEPLSMTVSELQITCPSHPIELASKSLGVKESDPIGNSSEIINENDSDLDSPCWKGKLSANQSTCEVSRPDDFQHLKSARGACSNLNPLAPHFVPSCGQQKVNYRGTECEGDDSLTFQKTESSAVSLFSREHTLQKPGTAGSSSSDRSSITETHCSIDNHVRNEEYEPLTNSSTSSMLSSSCVVQPSILEDYFTSNGQLLTRQKVGGSGKVIEDAVPNGSTSVSLLASKHVRPISTRQIDSQHVSFSAVMSRPISSKFSTLSDLHSSAIVQDLQSGAPAISWSSNGSDIASFERRFSQKLNVCAAKGNSSPSSDSNSLQALDSESSGAGSSYSPFNHALSQNLDSDGHGGVSKSGIFWYGLASLVDAAVDKRKEVFHDKVLTDKSKGKMSKPATQEVMEPLSMTVSELQITCPSHPIELASKSLGVKESDPIGNSSEIINENDSDLDSPCWKGKLSANQSTCEVSRPDDFQHLKSARGACSNLNPLAPHFVPSCGKQKVNYRGTECEGDDSLTFQKTESSAVSLFSREHTLQKPGTAGSSSSDRSSITETHCSIDNHVRNKEYEPLTNSSTSSMLSSSCLVQPSIPEDYFISNGQLLTGKKVGGSGKDIKDAVSNGSTSVSLLASEHVTSSSSCRVGVSSALSETYGLVTKPLCTPPKLDIQIVVKTINQVSELLMQNCSYDLDSLNEHEHDIMKRVVCNLNACIRNRVREHTLTSESSHPRASYCVVKSADLNKCWNMELQAKRAKAVMVSHELGHQNKACKAEELFY